The Musa acuminata AAA Group cultivar baxijiao chromosome BXJ2-2, Cavendish_Baxijiao_AAA, whole genome shotgun sequence genome has a segment encoding these proteins:
- the LOC135606127 gene encoding protein VERNALIZATION 3-like translates to MQRDRDSLAVSRVIGDVLDPFTRSVHLRVIYSTREVTNGCEFKPSAVAEQPRVEVGGSDFRSNYTLVMVDPDAPSPSDPTLREYLHWLITDIPAKTEATHGQEVVCYESPRPQLGIHRYVFVLFRQLPSRQAVDAPGWRQNFNTRDFAELYNLGSPVAAVYFNCQRESGSGGRRM, encoded by the exons ATGCAAAGAGACAGGGATTCTTTAGCTGTGAGCAGGGTGATTGGGGATGTCCTTGATCCGTTCACAAGAAGTGTACATCTCAGAGTGATATATAGCACCAGGGAGGTCACCAATGGATGTGAGTTTAAGCCATCAGCTGTGGCTGAGCAGCCCAGAGTTGAGGTTGGAGGAAGTGACTTCAGATCCAACTACACACTG GTTATGGTAGACCCAGATGCTCCCAGTCCAAGTGATCCAACCCTCAGAGAGTATTTGCACTG GTTGATCACCGACATCCCCGCGAAGACCGAAGCAACACACG GTCAGGAGGTAGTGTGCTACGAGAGCCCGCGGCCTCAGCTCGGCATCCACCGCTACGTCTTCGTGCTTTTCAGGCAGCTCCCCAGCCGGCAAGCTGTGGATGCCCCCGGGTGGCGGCAGAACTTCAACACCAGGGACTTCGCGGAGCTCTATAACCTCGGATCGCCGGTCGCCGCCGTCTACTTCAACTGCCAGAGAGAGTCAGGCTCCGGTGGGAGGAGGATG